In Streptomyces paludis, the genomic stretch GTCCTCCAGCGCGACCAGCCCGAGCACCCGCCCGGACGCGTCCGCGACCTGGGCGAGATGGGTGGCGGCACGCCGCATCACGGTCAGCGCGTCGTCGAGCGGCAGCTCCGCCCGCAGGGTCGCCATCGGCCGCCATACGCGCTGCGGTACGGCCTTCTCGGCGGCCTCCAGATCGAGGACGTCCTTGACGTGCAGGAAGCCCATGAAGGCGCCGCTGCCCTCCGCGCAGACCGGGAAGCGGGAGAAGCCGGTGCGTACGGTCAGCTCCTCGATCTCGCGCGGGGTGACCGCGGGGGTCACCGTGACCAGGGAGGCGCGGGTGAGCAGGACATCGGTGACCGGGCGGCTGCCCAGCTCCAGCGCGTCCTCCAGCCGCTCCTGCGCCTCCGGTTCGAGCAGGCCGGCCTGGCCGGAGTCCTCGACGAGCCGGTTGAGCTGCTCGCTGGTGAAGACCGCCTCCACCTCGTCCTTCGGCTCGACCCGGAAGGCCCGCAGCACCAGCCGGGCACAGGCGCCGAGGCCCGCGGTGACCGGGCGGCAGAGCCGGGCGAAGCCGACCAGCCCGGGGCTGAGCCAGAGCGCGGTCTTCTCCGGGGCGGCCATGGCGAGGTTCTTGGGGACCATCTCGCCGATGACCAGATGGAGGAAGACCACCAGCGCCAGGGCGATGACATAGCCCAGCGGATGGATCAGGCCGTCCGGCAGCCGGACCGCGTGGAAGACGGGCTCCAGCAGACGCGCCACCGTGGGCTCGGCGACGGCGCCGAGCGTCAGGGAGCACATGGTGATGCCGAACTGGGCCGCCGCCATCATCTGCGGCAGGTTCTCCAGCCCGTACAGCGCCTGCCGGGCCCGGGCCGAGCCGCGCGCGGCGTGCGGCTCGATCTGGCTGCGGCGTACGGAGACGAGGGCGAACTCGGCGCCGACGAAGAAGCCGTTGGCGAGGACCAGCAGCAGGGCGAGGGCGAGTTGCAGGACGCTCATCGGACCCCCTCCGCCATCGCCGGGGCGGGCGCCCGGTCCGCGCCGGACAGGGCGCCGGCGGGTACGTCCACCGCCGCGTCGGCCGGAGCATCGGCCGGTACGTCCGCCGGTACGTCCGTGGGCCGCTCCGGCAGGGTGCCCGCCGGGGCGTCGCCGGTGCGGACGAGCCGGACCCGTTCGGCCCGGTAGCGGTCCACCTGGCGTACGGAGAGCCGCCAGCCGGGCAGCTCCGCCCGGTCGCCGGGGGCCGGAATCCGGCCCAGCAGGTCGGCGACGAGGCCGGCCAGGGTCTCGTAGGGCCCCTCTGGCACATCGAGTCCGATCCGCCGCAGGGTGAGCACCCGGCAGCTGCCGTCGGCCTCCCAGGCGGGCCGGCCGTCCTCGGGGGCGACGGGGGCCAGGTCGGGCCGGCCGTCGCCCTCGGCGTCGTGCTCGTCGCGTACCTCGCCGACCAGCTCCTCGATGATGTCCTCCAGGGTCACGACCCCGGCCGTACCGCCGTACTCGTCGACCACGACGGCTATCGGCTGCTCGCTGCGCAGCCGCTCCAGCAGCTGCTGTACGGGCAGCGTCTCGGGGACGAGCAGCGCCGGTACGGCGATCCGTCCGGCGGGGGTGCGCTGCCGCTCGGCCACGGGTACGGCGAGCGCGTCCTTGAGATGCACCATGCCGACGATCTCGTCGATGCGCTCCCGGTAGACGGGGAAGCGCGACAGTCCGGTGGCCCGGGTGAGGTTGAGGACATCGGCGGCGGTCGCGTCGGTCTGGAGGGCGCTGACCTTCACCCGGGGCGTCATCACGTGCTGCGCGGTGAGCCGGCCGAGGGAGAGGGTCCGTACGAAGAGGTCGGCGGTGTCCTGTTCGAGGGCGCCGGCCCGCGCGGAGTGGCGGGCCAGGGAGACGAGTTCGCCGGGGGTACGGGCCGAGGCCAGCTCGTCCGTCGGCTCGACGCCGAAGAGCCGGACGAGCCGGTTGGCCACGGCGTTGAGCAGCGAGATCACCGGCCGGAAGACGGCGGAGAAGCGGTGCTGCGGGCCGGCCACGAAGCGGGCGACCTGGAGCGGCCGGGAGACCGCCCAGTTCTTGGGCACGAGTTCGCCGATCACCATCTGGACGGCGGAGGCGAGCAGCATGCCGATCACCACCGCGACCCCGGAGACGGCCCCCTGGGGCAGCCCGGTCGCTTCGAGCGGCCCGTCGAGCAGCTGGGCGAGCGCGGGCTCGGCGAGCATG encodes the following:
- a CDS encoding hemolysin family protein, translating into MSVLQLALALLLVLANGFFVGAEFALVSVRRSQIEPHAARGSARARQALYGLENLPQMMAAAQFGITMCSLTLGAVAEPTVARLLEPVFHAVRLPDGLIHPLGYVIALALVVFLHLVIGEMVPKNLAMAAPEKTALWLSPGLVGFARLCRPVTAGLGACARLVLRAFRVEPKDEVEAVFTSEQLNRLVEDSGQAGLLEPEAQERLEDALELGSRPVTDVLLTRASLVTVTPAVTPREIEELTVRTGFSRFPVCAEGSGAFMGFLHVKDVLDLEAAEKAVPQRVWRPMATLRAELPLDDALTVMRRAATHLAQVADASGRVLGLVALEDVLEMLVGEVRDPSHRAATAPASLVGEPRTDRAGQVLAR
- a CDS encoding hemolysin family protein, producing MIIPLLLLAAAFLLILANGFFVAAEFGLITVDRPDAERAAAAGDRRARTVVKALRELSFQLSGTQLGITITSLVVGMLAEPALAQLLDGPLEATGLPQGAVSGVAVVIGMLLASAVQMVIGELVPKNWAVSRPLQVARFVAGPQHRFSAVFRPVISLLNAVANRLVRLFGVEPTDELASARTPGELVSLARHSARAGALEQDTADLFVRTLSLGRLTAQHVMTPRVKVSALQTDATAADVLNLTRATGLSRFPVYRERIDEIVGMVHLKDALAVPVAERQRTPAGRIAVPALLVPETLPVQQLLERLRSEQPIAVVVDEYGGTAGVVTLEDIIEELVGEVRDEHDAEGDGRPDLAPVAPEDGRPAWEADGSCRVLTLRRIGLDVPEGPYETLAGLVADLLGRIPAPGDRAELPGWRLSVRQVDRYRAERVRLVRTGDAPAGTLPERPTDVPADVPADAPADAAVDVPAGALSGADRAPAPAMAEGVR